A region from the Coffea eugenioides isolate CCC68of chromosome 9, Ceug_1.0, whole genome shotgun sequence genome encodes:
- the LOC113782252 gene encoding zinc finger BED domain-containing protein DAYSLEEPER-like, giving the protein MPLSFSPSRLSLHGPQSTSHWLTPIPVSLIKPPANQQHQDYGSPVLKPKGPGTLPPSPTTQSCEESGFVKKIGEYKKRSKTWNHFHVKHVQGVRHAICKYCEKDIAADPKSNGTTPLNTHVAKCPLNPKNKPIGHATLRLGETETLEGEVKGALISWKFDIEVIRKSIAYMVIVDELPFKHVEGRGFQYMMQTACPSFRIPSRWTISRDCYQLYLDEKINLKHLLKNDSGRICLTTDSWTSIQRINYMCLTTHFIDNDWKLNKKILNFCPIASHKGNEISKAIEKCLLEWGVDDILTVTVDNASSNNLVVQYLRGKLQKWGKAVLRGKWTHVRWNSTYLMLDTAQRFEQAFERFEEQNPYMLQELENLPTKSDWTKARFLQVTIMN; this is encoded by the exons ATgcctctctctttttctccatCTCGGCTCTCATTGCACGGTCCACAATCCACATCTCACTGGCTCACTCCAATCCCAGTTTCACTCATAAAGCCTCCAGCAAACCAGCAGCACCAGGACTATGGATCGCCAGTGTTGAAGCCTAAAG GGCCAGGAACTCTTCCTCCTAGTCCGACTACACAAAGCTGTGAGGAATCTGGTTTTGTCAAGAAAATAGGAGAGTACAAGAAGAGGTCCAAAACTTGGAATCATTTTCATGTAAAGCATGTGCAAGGAGTTCGTCATGCAATCTGCAAATACTGTGAGAAGGACATAGCTGCGGATCCCAAAAGTAATGGTACGACTCCCCTTAATACTCATGTAGCAAAATGTCCTCTAAATCCTAAAAATAAGCCAATTGGTCATGCTACTTTACGTTTGGGTGAAACTGAAACCTTAGAGGGAGAGGTTAAAGGGGCACTTATAAGTTGGAAATTTGATATTGAAGTCATTAGAAAAAGCATAGCTTATATGGTAATTGTTGATGAGTTGCCATTTAAACATGTAGAGGGAAGAGGTTTTCAATATATGATGCAGACTGCTTGTCCATCGTTTAGAATTCCTTCAAGATGGACTATTTCTAGAGATTGTTATCAGTTGTATTTAGATGAAAAAATTAACCTGAAACATCTCTTGAAGAATGACAGTGGCAGAATTTGTCTAACAACAGATTCCTGGACATCCATTCAAAGGATAAACTATATGTGCCTCACTACCCATTTCATAGATAATGATTGGAAACTGAACAAAAAGATCCTAAATTTCTGTCCTATTGCTAGTCACAAGGGAAATGAAATTAGTAAGGCCATAGAAAAATGTCTACTAGAATGGGGAGTTGATGATATTCTAACTGTTACAGTTGACAATGCAAGTTCCAACAATTTAGTTGTCCAATATTTACGAGGAAAACTTCAAAAATGGGGAAAAGCTGTGTTAAGGGGGAAATGGACTCATGTGAG GTGGAATTCTACATATCTAATGCTAGATACAGCTCAGAGGTTTGAGCAAGCTTTTGAGAGGTTTGAGGAGCAGAATCCTTATATGCTTCAAGAGTTAGAAAATCTGCCAACAAAATCTGATTGGACAAAAGCTAGATTCttg CAAGTGACAATAATGAATTGA